From one Formosa sediminum genomic stretch:
- a CDS encoding SusC/RagA family TonB-linked outer membrane protein, with product MKINLTNHRPFLGKWILEIIMRTFLFAFCFTLLSLAPKNSLSQNAEIVIDEDKMVFIEEIFKMISDQTDYNFIYPDDFFVGLGKVDLKKGKIKVSELLEMSIPKEEFSYGFSNKKNISVRKRSKQNSSVQNLKIKGVVISENGMPLPGASVVEKGTLNGVMTDFDGNYEITLSNRDENTTLSFSFVGYVGQEILVGDNNVIDITLKESMNELDEVVVTGYQTISKERSTGAYGMVSSKQIENKVQTDILSRIEGLVPGFSLYRGTPAVRGTATFNASTLPLYVVDGAIFEGDIESINPNEIASVTVLKDATAASIYGVRSTNGVIVITTKGGIVGKPVINYSSTLQITPLPDQSYSNLMSSSELIDYQMYIFDEALSGSRQNSRLEMNDVNKLLYAREDGEITEDYFNSEIDRLRGLDGYSQVEDELLQTMITQQHNLSLRGGTEKYQYALSVNYQNTGSYEKDRSVDKIGMTLKNTLQLADWLKVDASVIGSYNSYDNNVGISGLSLLGGSMLPYQLLKDEDGNAVRWENYKSFEEVDRLISVGLLDESYYPLEQLDTRTQTYKNPYVNLNIGAKIDVTESLNLEVRAQTEMSRSSLSDYSSIENIAVSRLINNAAQIDENGIITYNIPEGGQITETFGESYSSTLKAQLNYAKVFNDKHDINLLFGAERRKVVTGQKGYKRYGYDPDNFSYTNIDEVGLSSGIFGAEIPPYGYFTYTSVEPETIEEENRYVSFYGNGAYMFNNKLGVNASIRMDQSNLFGTDPKYQYVPLWSLGASYRLNTESLSWLDRLKVRATYGINGNVAKDVGPFIFTQVASVNNYITNEKQAYVLSPPNESLRWEKTNTTNLGIDYSLFSNRISGSIDVYKKSTKDVLGNVNTDPTLGWDSVLKNYASIDNKGIEFQVNSLNIANKNFTWSTSLLFSYNKNEITNLDHTGQDVYNQVIGLQQLVGQPMNSLYSIRYAGLNDEGAPTAYKKDGTIVNSLESLEVEDLVNSGTYTPPYSASFSSSITYKQFDFSFLIVYYGGHVQRDVAAGFYPTYTNPYTFNTNIDKIHGNYWKEPGDEANIYTSPAHLSGTGDSVTPLWEYADLHVQKADYAKLRNISLAYNLPQSFLETLNISKLKLVFDVQNPLSWNNNRNNLDPETWTDQYSRGTAIMPTYTFGVNLNF from the coding sequence ATGAAAATTAACTTAACAAACCACCGTCCCTTTTTAGGTAAGTGGATCTTAGAAATTATTATGAGAACATTTCTTTTTGCTTTTTGTTTTACACTGCTAAGTTTAGCTCCAAAGAATTCATTGTCTCAAAATGCAGAAATCGTTATCGATGAAGATAAAATGGTTTTTATAGAGGAGATTTTTAAAATGATTAGTGACCAAACCGATTACAATTTTATTTACCCAGATGATTTTTTTGTAGGTCTCGGTAAAGTAGATTTAAAGAAAGGAAAGATAAAAGTATCAGAACTTTTAGAGATGAGCATTCCTAAAGAAGAATTTAGTTACGGATTTTCTAATAAAAAAAATATTAGTGTTAGAAAGCGATCTAAACAAAATTCGAGTGTTCAAAATTTAAAAATAAAAGGGGTGGTCATCAGCGAGAATGGCATGCCTCTACCAGGTGCATCTGTAGTAGAAAAAGGTACTTTAAATGGTGTAATGACTGATTTTGATGGAAATTATGAAATAACTCTTAGTAATAGAGATGAAAACACCACACTATCGTTTAGTTTTGTTGGTTATGTAGGTCAAGAAATTTTGGTAGGAGATAATAATGTTATAGACATAACTCTTAAAGAGTCTATGAACGAATTAGATGAAGTTGTTGTAACAGGGTATCAAACGATTTCAAAAGAAAGGTCTACAGGAGCTTACGGAATGGTAAGTTCTAAGCAAATTGAAAATAAAGTTCAAACAGATATCTTATCAAGGATAGAAGGGCTTGTACCTGGTTTTTCATTATATAGAGGAACACCTGCTGTTAGAGGAACGGCTACTTTTAATGCAAGTACACTTCCTTTATATGTTGTAGATGGTGCAATTTTTGAAGGCGATATAGAATCTATTAACCCAAATGAAATTGCAAGTGTTACTGTATTAAAAGATGCTACAGCAGCTTCTATTTACGGTGTTAGATCAACAAATGGAGTTATTGTAATTACTACAAAAGGAGGGATTGTTGGTAAGCCTGTAATTAATTATTCATCAACATTACAAATAACACCTCTTCCAGATCAATCATACTCAAATTTAATGTCGTCGTCAGAATTGATTGATTATCAGATGTATATTTTTGATGAAGCATTGTCAGGGTCTAGACAAAATTCTAGATTAGAGATGAATGATGTAAATAAATTATTATATGCAAGAGAAGATGGAGAAATTACAGAAGATTACTTTAATTCTGAAATAGACAGACTTAGAGGATTAGATGGTTATAGTCAAGTAGAAGATGAGTTGTTACAAACAATGATTACTCAACAACATAATCTTTCATTAAGAGGAGGTACAGAAAAGTATCAATATGCACTCTCTGTTAATTATCAAAATACAGGGTCTTATGAGAAAGATCGTTCTGTAGATAAAATAGGGATGACTTTAAAAAACACCCTTCAATTAGCAGATTGGCTAAAAGTAGACGCAAGTGTTATAGGTAGTTATAATAGTTATGATAATAATGTAGGTATTAGTGGTTTATCTTTATTAGGAGGTTCTATGCTTCCTTATCAGTTACTTAAAGATGAAGATGGAAACGCTGTACGATGGGAAAATTATAAAAGTTTCGAAGAGGTAGATAGGCTTATTAGTGTTGGTTTATTAGATGAGTCTTACTATCCTTTGGAACAATTAGATACACGTACTCAAACCTATAAGAATCCTTATGTTAACCTAAATATTGGAGCAAAAATTGATGTTACGGAATCGTTAAATTTAGAAGTAAGAGCGCAAACAGAAATGAGTAGGTCTTCTCTATCTGATTATTCTTCAATTGAAAATATTGCTGTTAGTAGATTAATAAATAATGCTGCCCAAATTGATGAAAATGGAATTATTACATATAATATCCCTGAAGGAGGGCAAATAACTGAAACATTTGGAGAAAGCTATTCAAGCACTCTAAAAGCACAACTTAATTATGCCAAAGTATTTAATGACAAGCATGATATAAATTTGCTATTTGGGGCTGAAAGAAGAAAGGTGGTTACCGGTCAAAAAGGATATAAAAGATACGGTTATGATCCTGATAATTTTTCTTATACCAATATTGATGAAGTAGGTTTAAGCTCGGGTATATTTGGAGCTGAAATACCACCTTATGGATACTTTACTTATACTTCAGTAGAGCCTGAAACAATTGAAGAAGAAAACAGATATGTTTCTTTTTATGGAAATGGGGCTTATATGTTTAATAATAAATTAGGGGTTAATGCTAGTATTAGAATGGATCAATCTAACTTATTTGGTACAGATCCAAAATATCAATATGTCCCACTTTGGTCTTTAGGTGCAAGTTATAGACTTAATACCGAATCTTTATCTTGGCTTGATAGGTTAAAAGTTAGAGCGACTTATGGTATAAATGGAAATGTAGCTAAAGATGTTGGACCATTTATTTTTACACAAGTAGCTAGTGTTAATAACTACATAACCAATGAGAAACAAGCATATGTGCTTTCTCCTCCAAATGAATCATTAAGATGGGAAAAAACAAACACAACTAATTTAGGTATAGACTATAGTTTATTTTCTAACAGAATATCTGGTAGTATAGATGTTTATAAGAAATCTACTAAGGATGTGTTAGGTAATGTTAATACAGATCCTACTTTAGGTTGGGACTCTGTTTTAAAAAATTATGCCTCAATAGATAATAAGGGGATTGAGTTTCAGGTAAATTCACTAAATATAGCTAATAAGAACTTTACATGGAGTACCAGTTTATTGTTTAGTTATAATAAAAATGAAATTACAAATCTAGACCATACAGGTCAAGATGTATACAATCAGGTAATAGGATTACAACAACTTGTAGGGCAGCCAATGAATAGTCTTTATAGTATTAGATATGCAGGTTTAAATGATGAAGGAGCTCCAACTGCATATAAAAAAGATGGTACTATTGTAAACTCATTAGAAAGTTTAGAAGTAGAGGATTTAGTAAATTCAGGAACGTATACACCCCCTTATAGTGCTTCTTTTTCTAGTAGTATAACATATAAGCAATTTGATTTTTCATTCCTTATTGTTTATTACGGAGGACACGTTCAAAGAGATGTTGCAGCAGGGTTCTATCCAACATATACAAATCCTTATACATTCAATACCAATATAGATAAAATACATGGTAACTATTGGAAGGAACCTGGTGATGAAGCAAATATTTATACATCTCCTGCTCATTTATCTGGAACAGGTGATAGCGTAACTCCTTTATGGGAATATGCAGATTTACATGTTCAAAAAGCCGATTATGCCAAATTGAGAAATATTTCTTTAGCTTAT
- a CDS encoding FecR family protein: MKSIIAKFIANTITEDELKLLYKWLEKTENQHEFKQYVVDYHDVNLATLKNDVNAAYGKVKHAINNNDDKLKKVIPLYKRKFIRYAVAVLVLVTIGLFFLTKNTLVENTKVSINPGTNKATLTLADGSHLILDSLTQYQNNILTSSGKEIRYKKVDNKTNSIEYNYLTIPRGGQYHIVLSDNTEVWLNSESQLKYPVNFITGKPREVELVYGEAYFEVSPSTKHEGSKFKVINLDQTIEVLGTKFNIKSYKGESQVYTTLVEGKVAINTKSDSKLLIPNEQAIYNIENNNLIIRDADVRGDIAWRHGEFVFQKKSLLDISKVLTRWYDVEFKFLNESLRDKRFNGEFNKNQNLETILELIQDTNKIKNYRIEGKLIVLE, encoded by the coding sequence GTGAAGAGTATTATAGCGAAATTTATAGCAAATACCATAACCGAAGATGAGTTAAAGTTACTTTATAAGTGGTTAGAAAAGACTGAAAACCAGCATGAATTTAAACAATATGTTGTTGATTATCATGATGTCAATCTAGCGACTTTAAAAAATGATGTTAATGCTGCTTATGGAAAAGTTAAACATGCTATAAATAATAATGATGATAAGTTAAAAAAGGTAATTCCTTTGTACAAAAGAAAATTTATTAGATATGCAGTAGCAGTGTTAGTCTTAGTAACAATCGGTCTTTTCTTTCTAACTAAGAATACTTTAGTTGAAAACACTAAAGTATCTATAAATCCAGGGACAAACAAAGCGACTTTAACACTTGCAGATGGCTCTCATTTAATTTTAGATAGTTTAACTCAATATCAAAATAATATATTAACAAGTTCTGGTAAAGAGATCAGATATAAAAAGGTAGATAATAAAACAAATAGTATAGAATATAATTATTTAACTATTCCTAGAGGAGGACAATACCATATTGTACTTTCAGACAATACAGAAGTTTGGCTAAATTCTGAATCACAGTTAAAATATCCTGTAAATTTTATAACAGGCAAACCTAGAGAAGTAGAATTGGTTTATGGTGAAGCTTATTTTGAAGTGTCTCCAAGTACAAAACATGAAGGATCCAAGTTTAAAGTCATTAATTTAGACCAAACGATAGAAGTTTTAGGAACAAAATTTAATATTAAATCATATAAAGGTGAATCTCAGGTATATACTACATTAGTAGAAGGTAAGGTTGCTATAAATACAAAATCGGACTCTAAGTTATTAATACCAAATGAGCAAGCTATTTATAATATAGAAAATAATAATTTAATAATTCGAGATGCAGATGTTAGAGGAGATATTGCTTGGAGACATGGTGAGTTTGTCTTTCAGAAAAAGTCACTATTGGATATCTCAAAAGTATTAACACGCTGGTATGATGTAGAATTTAAATTTTTGAATGAATCTTTAAGAGATAAGAGGTTTAACGGTGAATTTAATAAAAATCAAAACCTTGAAACAATATTAGAATTAATTCAGGATACAAATAAAATTAAAAATTATAGAATAGAAGGAAAACTTATTGTTCTAGAATAA
- a CDS encoding RNA polymerase sigma factor — MNTLEAVKALKNGEEYAFKFLFDKYYNRLVAYITTYTHDKMSAEDIVQQAFIDLWNNKKKINENKPLKSYLYAIAYNRFIDTVNKDKRQNIVLGQIYELALRDIIDEDNEALEKRILKMNQIIKTLPPKCRQTLEMNKIKGYKYHEIAEIMGVSIKTVESQMSVAFKKIRKGFDKENLHLLFINFYKKINIRQTKNSNLSF; from the coding sequence ATGAATACACTAGAAGCTGTTAAGGCTTTAAAAAATGGTGAAGAATATGCCTTTAAATTTCTATTTGATAAATATTATAACAGACTAGTCGCATATATCACTACATATACGCATGATAAAATGAGTGCTGAAGACATTGTTCAACAAGCATTCATTGACTTATGGAATAACAAAAAAAAAATAAATGAAAATAAACCTTTAAAAAGCTACTTATATGCAATAGCATACAACCGCTTTATTGATACCGTAAATAAAGATAAGCGTCAAAATATTGTATTAGGACAAATATATGAACTTGCTTTAAGAGATATTATTGATGAAGACAATGAAGCATTAGAGAAAAGAATTTTAAAGATGAACCAAATTATAAAAACCTTACCTCCAAAATGTAGACAAACACTCGAAATGAATAAAATTAAAGGTTATAAATATCATGAGATAGCAGAAATAATGGGTGTTTCTATAAAAACAGTGGAGTCACAAATGAGTGTTGCTTTTAAAAAAATACGCAAAGGTTTTGACAAAGAAAACCTCCACCTATTATTTATAAATTTTTACAAAAAAATTAATATAAGACAAACTAAAAATTCAAATCTTTCATTTTAA
- a CDS encoding sugar porter family MFS transporter gives MKKSLFLLLIAAVSALGGLLFGYDTGVINGAQFYLTEYFQLSDALKGWVVGSALLGCFVGAIIAGPLSVKIGRKKSLIISAVFFTLSAYGSGLPELFPQTVSMLVVFRIIGGLGIGVASMNAPMYIAEIAPSNIRGRMVTYYQLAIVIGFFVVFLATYFIGNNLSLAQNIEFGWRRMFWSELIPSILFLVLLFIVPKSPRWLALKGRDKDALAVLQQINGDEVALKEMKDIKASLNEANDGVDVNYFSKAILSIIAIGTILSVLQQFTGINAVLYYGADIFEKALGFGKEDVLLQQILLAFVNLVFTFVAMFTVDKFGRKPLLYIGSVGMVVGFLLLSITLQQQNVGVISLIGVLVFIASFALSMGPVVWVLLAEMFPNKIRSVAMSVAVAAQWAANYVVSQSFPVVMGSETNTSEPWNGSLPYYIFIGFILIIVFVTYKFIPETKGKSLEEIEEFWKK, from the coding sequence ATGAAAAAAAGTCTTTTTTTATTATTAATCGCAGCAGTTTCCGCTTTAGGAGGCTTGTTGTTTGGTTATGATACAGGAGTTATTAATGGCGCCCAATTTTATTTAACAGAATATTTTCAATTAAGCGATGCTTTAAAAGGTTGGGTTGTAGGAAGTGCGCTATTAGGTTGTTTTGTAGGAGCAATTATAGCCGGACCTTTAAGTGTTAAGATTGGCCGGAAAAAATCTTTAATTATATCGGCTGTATTTTTTACACTTTCAGCCTATGGTTCAGGTTTGCCAGAGCTATTTCCACAAACTGTAAGTATGTTGGTTGTTTTTAGAATTATAGGAGGTTTAGGTATTGGAGTAGCGTCTATGAATGCACCAATGTATATAGCAGAAATTGCACCTTCAAATATTCGGGGGCGTATGGTTACATATTACCAATTGGCAATTGTAATTGGTTTTTTTGTGGTGTTTTTAGCAACCTATTTTATTGGTAATAATTTAAGTTTAGCCCAGAATATAGAGTTTGGATGGCGCCGCATGTTTTGGTCAGAGTTAATTCCAAGTATACTGTTTTTAGTGTTATTATTTATTGTGCCTAAAAGTCCGAGATGGTTAGCTTTAAAAGGTAGAGATAAAGATGCACTAGCAGTATTGCAACAAATAAATGGAGATGAGGTTGCTTTAAAAGAAATGAAAGATATTAAGGCCTCTTTAAATGAAGCTAATGATGGAGTAGATGTAAATTACTTTTCTAAAGCGATTTTAAGTATCATTGCAATAGGTACAATCCTTTCTGTTTTACAGCAATTTACAGGAATTAATGCTGTATTGTATTACGGTGCGGATATTTTTGAGAAAGCACTTGGATTTGGAAAAGAAGATGTGTTGTTACAGCAAATACTATTAGCTTTTGTTAATTTGGTATTTACTTTTGTAGCAATGTTTACTGTAGATAAATTTGGAAGAAAACCACTACTTTACATCGGTTCAGTAGGTATGGTTGTTGGTTTTTTACTGTTAAGCATTACTTTGCAACAGCAAAATGTTGGTGTAATATCGCTAATAGGAGTCTTGGTATTTATAGCGTCTTTTGCACTGTCTATGGGTCCAGTGGTCTGGGTTTTATTGGCAGAGATGTTTCCGAATAAAATTAGAAGTGTAGCCATGTCTGTAGCTGTGGCAGCACAATGGGCTGCAAATTATGTGGTATCTCAGTCATTTCCAGTAGTAATGGGAAGCGAAACCAATACAAGTGAACCTTGGAATGGATCTTTACCCTATTATATATTTATAGGTTTTATTCTAATAATTGTATTTGTGACTTATAAATTTATACCCGAAACAAAAGGAAAATCTCTTGAAGAAATTGAAGAGTTTTGGAAAAAGTAA
- a CDS encoding glycoside hydrolase family 16 protein → MKNRIVIVLTVTLLSFLSCSSSDNDTNEPNTPTDLSISGEKFGADANNPNGDGSGVVDFTITATNATSYRVLINNETLELTNNTFSYTFTENGTQDYPVIVSAYNSAGFSSTTYSITVYVSNELQLVWSDEFDTNGTPNASNWGYDLSDGPWPDNNELQSYTNNEENVIVEDGMLKITAKADGTGYTSARLKSHNLQAFTYGKIEVRAKLPASQGTWPAIWMLGSNFSTVGWPNCGEMDIMEQTGWDKNSVLGTFHWQDSSSDTYAHYGESTSAPSSTSDFHLYTLEWTPETINVMYDDVTYVTLTNSSDLPFNADFFIILNVAMGGNLGGDVDPDFTQDTMEIDYVRVYQ, encoded by the coding sequence ATGAAAAATAGAATAGTTATAGTACTTACCGTAACGTTATTATCATTTTTATCATGCAGTAGTAGTGATAATGATACTAACGAGCCTAATACTCCAACAGATTTGTCTATATCAGGTGAGAAATTTGGTGCAGATGCAAATAACCCAAACGGAGATGGTAGTGGTGTTGTAGATTTTACAATTACAGCTACCAATGCAACGTCCTATAGGGTGTTAATTAATAATGAAACGTTAGAACTTACAAATAATACTTTTAGTTACACTTTTACAGAAAATGGTACTCAGGACTATCCTGTGATAGTCTCTGCATATAATTCCGCAGGGTTTAGCAGTACTACCTATTCTATTACCGTATATGTATCTAATGAATTACAATTGGTTTGGTCTGATGAGTTTGATACCAATGGTACGCCTAATGCTTCAAATTGGGGGTACGATTTAAGTGATGGGCCGTGGCCAGATAATAACGAATTACAGAGCTACACTAATAATGAAGAGAATGTAATTGTTGAAGATGGTATGCTTAAAATTACAGCAAAAGCTGATGGAACAGGTTACACTTCTGCAAGATTAAAATCTCATAATTTACAGGCATTTACTTATGGTAAAATTGAAGTACGTGCAAAATTACCGGCCTCTCAAGGTACTTGGCCTGCCATTTGGATGTTAGGTTCTAATTTTTCTACTGTGGGATGGCCAAATTGTGGAGAAATGGATATCATGGAGCAAACCGGTTGGGATAAAAATAGTGTTTTAGGAACGTTTCATTGGCAAGACAGTTCAAGTGATACATATGCACATTATGGAGAAAGTACTTCTGCTCCTTCATCAACATCCGACTTCCATTTATATACTTTAGAATGGACGCCCGAAACTATAAATGTAATGTATGATGATGTAACTTATGTAACTTTAACTAACAGCAGCGATTTACCTTTTAATGCCGATTTCTTTATCATTTTAAATGTAGCAATGGGTGGAAATCTTGGTGGAGATGTAGACCCAGACTTTACTCAAGACACTATGGAGATAGATTATGTTAGGGTGTATCAATAA
- the bglX gene encoding beta-glucosidase BglX, with product MKKVILIVLVTCLSCNVSKQNNTDSISQNTTIEVSEKVGIERRVDSVLKLMTLEEKIGQMNQYNGFWDATGPVPKSNEQAALKYEHLKKGLVGSMLNVKGVKQVKALQKIAVEETRLGIPLIFGFDVIHGYKTIGPIPLAESASWDLEAIKKAAQNAAEETAASGINWTFAPMVDISRDARWGRVMEGAGEDSYLGAKIGVARVQGFQGNDLASPKTIAACAKHFAAYGFAEAGRDYNTADIGTSTLYNVVFPPFKAVTDAGVRTFMNAFNLLNDVPATGNEFLQRDVLKKDWGFDGFIVSDWGSIAEMIPHGYAQNIKHAAELAANAGSDMDMESSAYVSELANLVREGKVDEKHIDDAAQRILRVKFELGLFDDPYLYCNEEHEKEVVGKQAFHEDALDIAKKSIVLLKNENNLLPLKKDNQKIALIGALANDKTSPLGSWRIAGEDGTAVSVLEGLQQYKGNTLTYAKGADVVTPDSKITFINELKINETDTSGFSEAIAVAKSSDVVVMVLGEHGYQTGEGRSRTNIDLPGVQQELLEAVYKVNKNIVLVLTNGRPLAITWADENIPAIVEAWQLGVQSGNAIAQVLYGDYNPSGKLPMTFPRSVGQIPIYYNYKNTGRPNGENSDVVFWSHYSDESNKPLYPFGHGLSYTTFAYENLKIKTLSAREIKVSVEVINTGTVKGKEVLQLYIQDTFASVARPVKELKGFRMVELKPNERQTIDFVLTEKELGFYTNKGEFIVEPGAFKVYVGGSSETTLSSEFTLE from the coding sequence ATGAAAAAAGTAATCTTAATTGTTTTGGTAACTTGTTTATCATGCAACGTTTCAAAACAGAATAATACCGATTCTATTTCTCAAAATACGACCATAGAGGTTTCTGAAAAAGTGGGAATAGAACGTCGTGTAGACAGCGTATTAAAACTAATGACCTTGGAAGAAAAAATAGGTCAGATGAATCAATATAATGGGTTTTGGGATGCTACAGGTCCTGTTCCAAAATCCAACGAACAAGCTGCATTAAAATACGAGCATTTAAAAAAAGGGTTAGTCGGTTCTATGCTTAATGTAAAAGGCGTAAAACAAGTTAAAGCGCTTCAAAAAATAGCTGTAGAAGAAACCAGATTAGGTATTCCTTTAATTTTTGGGTTTGATGTCATTCATGGCTATAAAACCATTGGTCCCATTCCTTTAGCAGAATCTGCAAGTTGGGATTTAGAGGCTATAAAAAAAGCAGCTCAAAATGCAGCCGAAGAGACTGCTGCTTCAGGTATTAACTGGACGTTTGCTCCTATGGTAGATATATCAAGAGATGCGCGTTGGGGACGTGTCATGGAAGGTGCTGGTGAAGACTCGTATCTGGGCGCTAAAATTGGTGTGGCGCGCGTACAAGGGTTTCAAGGAAATGATTTAGCATCGCCTAAAACTATTGCTGCATGTGCCAAACATTTTGCAGCCTATGGGTTTGCAGAAGCCGGACGCGATTACAATACCGCAGATATAGGAACTTCAACTTTATATAATGTGGTATTTCCGCCTTTTAAAGCCGTTACAGACGCTGGAGTAAGAACATTTATGAATGCATTTAATTTACTAAATGATGTGCCGGCCACAGGTAACGAATTTTTACAAAGAGATGTATTGAAGAAAGATTGGGGCTTTGATGGATTTATAGTGTCAGATTGGGGCTCTATTGCCGAAATGATTCCTCATGGTTATGCCCAAAACATTAAACATGCAGCAGAATTAGCAGCCAATGCAGGGTCTGATATGGATATGGAATCTAGTGCATACGTATCAGAATTGGCAAATTTGGTTAGAGAAGGAAAAGTAGATGAAAAACATATTGATGATGCTGCACAACGCATTTTAAGAGTAAAATTTGAGTTAGGGTTATTTGACGACCCATATCTATATTGTAACGAAGAACATGAAAAAGAGGTTGTAGGCAAACAAGCCTTTCATGAAGATGCTTTAGATATCGCTAAAAAATCAATCGTTCTGCTTAAAAATGAAAACAATCTTTTGCCTTTAAAGAAGGACAATCAGAAAATTGCCTTAATAGGAGCGTTAGCAAACGATAAAACAAGTCCGTTAGGTAGTTGGCGAATAGCAGGGGAAGATGGTACTGCAGTTTCAGTACTAGAAGGCCTACAGCAATATAAAGGTAATACCTTAACATATGCGAAGGGAGCAGATGTGGTAACGCCAGATTCTAAAATCACCTTTATTAACGAACTTAAAATAAATGAAACGGATACTTCTGGATTTTCAGAAGCCATAGCAGTTGCAAAATCATCCGATGTTGTAGTGATGGTATTGGGGGAACATGGCTATCAAACTGGAGAGGGCAGAAGTAGAACTAATATAGACCTTCCGGGAGTACAACAAGAGCTTTTAGAAGCGGTGTATAAAGTGAATAAAAATATTGTTTTGGTATTAACCAATGGTAGGCCTTTAGCGATTACATGGGCAGACGAAAACATTCCTGCCATTGTAGAAGCATGGCAATTAGGAGTGCAAAGCGGAAATGCTATAGCCCAAGTACTGTACGGGGATTATAATCCGAGTGGTAAATTGCCAATGACATTTCCTAGAAGTGTAGGACAAATTCCAATTTACTACAATTACAAAAATACAGGACGACCAAATGGTGAAAATAGTGATGTCGTGTTTTGGTCGCATTACAGCGATGAGAGTAACAAGCCATTGTATCCATTTGGTCATGGTTTAAGTTATACCACATTTGCTTATGAAAATTTAAAAATAAAGACTTTATCTGCAAGAGAAATTAAAGTTTCGGTTGAGGTAATTAATACAGGGACAGTAAAAGGCAAGGAAGTTTTACAGCTTTATATTCAGGATACATTTGCTTCTGTAGCAAGACCTGTAAAAGAATTAAAAGGATTTAGAATGGTAGAGTTAAAACCCAATGAACGCCAAACTATTGATTTTGTGCTCACAGAAAAAGAACTAGGGTTTTATACCAATAAAGGTGAGTTTATCGTAGAGCCTGGAGCATTTAAGGTATATGTTGGGGGGAGTTCAGAGACCACATTGTCGAGTGAATTCACCTTAGAATAA